In a genomic window of Candidatus Polarisedimenticolia bacterium:
- a CDS encoding class 1 isoprenoid biosynthesis enzyme produces the protein MLEPLREQIQEVIATRMAAPIRADLLKLLGRPGFALHPDGSCQAGTLALRVHQAVTREPPGRSALLAAAAVELQMNAAYVFDEVADAAGGTRGEDLGLAIALLTAGAATAMEAAADTPGRSAALDHFCRAYSEACAGQSLDAGLQGRGRATLEEALQMTSLKAGGLGKFVTGFVARVAGADGEGVALLERFGYHTFTLAQLVDDLRDACAPGRSSDLAQRKATLPVVFYGQGIDSPVPVDGILSQDICDTYESSGARLYVSILAHAYMSRAEEDLTLLARRGYAVGGLVGFLESVDSGAGEVLSAVRSSLVA, from the coding sequence ATGTTAGAGCCGCTGCGTGAGCAGATCCAGGAGGTCATCGCGACGCGGATGGCGGCGCCGATCCGTGCGGATCTGCTGAAGCTGCTCGGACGGCCGGGATTCGCTCTCCACCCGGACGGATCGTGCCAGGCCGGTACGCTGGCCCTCAGGGTGCACCAAGCGGTCACTCGTGAGCCCCCGGGAAGGAGTGCGCTTCTCGCCGCTGCCGCGGTGGAGCTTCAGATGAATGCCGCGTACGTCTTCGACGAGGTGGCCGACGCGGCCGGCGGGACACGAGGCGAGGACCTTGGCCTCGCGATCGCCCTGCTCACGGCGGGAGCCGCGACGGCGATGGAGGCGGCAGCCGACACTCCCGGCCGATCGGCCGCGCTGGATCATTTTTGCAGGGCGTACAGTGAAGCATGTGCCGGACAGTCCCTGGACGCGGGGCTGCAGGGACGCGGCAGGGCAACGCTCGAGGAGGCTCTCCAGATGACGAGCCTGAAGGCCGGCGGTCTTGGGAAGTTCGTCACCGGCTTCGTGGCTCGCGTTGCCGGGGCGGATGGGGAGGGGGTCGCCCTCCTCGAGCGGTTTGGCTATCACACGTTCACGCTGGCGCAGCTCGTCGACGATCTGCGCGATGCGTGCGCTCCGGGCCGTTCCTCCGACCTGGCGCAGCGGAAGGCCACCCTGCCGGTGGTCTTCTACGGCCAGGGAATTGACTCTCCCGTGCCGGTGGATGGTATTCTATCTCAAGACATTTGTGACACTTACGAGTCCTCGGGCGCCCGGCTGTACGTGTCGATACTCGCCCATGCGTACATGAGTCGGGCCGAAGAGGACCTGACATTGCTGGCGCGGCGGGGATATGCGGTCGGGGGACTCGTCGGCTTTCTCGAGAGCGTGGACTCGGGCGCTGGGGAGGTTCTCAGCGCCGTACGGAGCAGTCTGGTCGCCTGA